The following are encoded together in the Bombus pyrosoma isolate SC7728 linkage group LG17, ASM1482585v1, whole genome shotgun sequence genome:
- the LOC122576920 gene encoding putative fatty acyl-CoA reductase CG5065 isoform X1 gives MDTINEETNENGSNEGLNKTNSLEEFYAGSGVLVTGATGFVGIGLLEKLMRVCPRVAAIFTLIRPKANETIEQRFKKLIDDPIYDNIKAKHPSVLSKVYPVKGDVSLPHLGISREDRNLVLEKVNIVFHVAATVRFNEPLHVTVNVNTKGTARVIELWNELRHPISFVHISTAFSNANLYEIEEKVYTTSLKPSEVIDVCDKFDKTSINEMEKTILKTYPNTYTFSKNLAEQIVASKCKDQPVAIVRPSIIGASLEEPCPGWLENISAITGILLLVGRGCATAVRGRKDARLDVVPLDFVVDVIICTAWHVTLHRDREVKVYNCTSNASPFKWGQMRDAIVKCSIESPLNNTLWYPGCPMIANRYIYNVRSVIPHIFLAFVIDIFLRLRGSKPIMMKLLEKGNKLFTLAAFCTTSEWTFQRDNCCDLAREMKMLNDCDMVKLDLRDMDWEKYVAIYLMGIRKFILKQDFKSTDRQRLSRLYWIHQITKISGIIILLWIILYFVY, from the exons ATGGATACAATCAAtgaagaaacgaatgaaaatgggAGCAATGAAGGATTGAATAAAACGAATTCGCTGGAGGAATTCTATGCCGGTAGCGGGGTCCTTGTGACTGGAGCAACCGGATTCGTAGGAATTGGTCTACTGGAAAAACTGATGCGCGTGTGTCCACGCGTCGCTGCCATTTTTACACTAATTCGCCCAAAAGCTAACGAAACGATAGAACAACGATTTAAGAAGCTCATAGATGATCCC ATTTACGATAACATTAAAGCGAAACATCCCTCGGTTTTGAGCAAAGTTTACCCCGTGAAAGGTGACGTGAGTCTGCCGCATTTAGGTATTTCGcgagaagatagaaatttgGTGTTAGAGAAAGTAAACATAGTGTTTCACGTCGCGGCCACTGTCAGATTCAACGAGCCGTTGCACGTGACTGTTAATGTCAATACGAAGGGTACTGCTCGTGTCATCGAACTTTGGAATGAACTGCGGCATCCGATCAGCTTCGTTCACATCAGCACAGCTTTTAGTAATGCGAATCTATACGAGATTGAGGAAAAAGTTTATAC CACGAGCTTGAAACCTTCAGAGGTGATCGATGTGTGTGAcaaattcgataaaacgtcCATCAACGAAATggagaaaacaattttaaaaacttatcCAAACACATACACATTCAGTAAGAATTTAGCAGAGCAGATTGTAGCAAGCAAGTGCAAAGATCAGCCAGTTGCGATAGTGCGGCCAAGCATAATTGGTGCCTCTCTGGAAGAACCATGTCCTGGTTGGTTAGAGAATATTTCTGCAATAACAG GTATCCTTCTGCTAGTCGGTAGAGGATGTGCAACAGCAGTACGGGGTAGGAAAGATGCAAGATTGGATGTAGTGCCTCTCGATTTCGTAGTCGACGTGATAATATGTACTGCGTGGCATGTCACGCTACATCGTGATCGTGAAGTTAAAGTTTACAACTGCACGAGCAACGCATCCccttttaa GTGGGGTCAGATGAGAGATGCCATTGTAAAATGTAGCATAGAATCGCCACTGAACAATACGCTATGGTACCCGGGTTGTCCAATGATAGctaatagatatatttacaacGTTCGGAGTGTAATTCCGCATATTTTTCTTGCGTTCGTCATAGATATCTTTTTAAGACTTCGAGGTAGTAAGCCAAT aatGATGAAACTTCTCGAAAAAGGCAATAAGCTGTTCACATTGGCAGCATTTTGCACCACGAGCGAGTGGACTTTCCAAAGGGATAACTGCTGCGACTTGGCGAGGGagatgaaaatgttaaacgaCTGCGATATGGTTAAACTAGATTTACGGGATATGGATTGGGAGAAGTACGTCGCAATTTACCTGATGGGAATTaggaaatttattctaaaacaAGACTTTAAGTCAACAGACCGACAACGGTTATCAAG GTTGTACTGGATACATCAGATCACCAAAATATCcggtataataattttgttatggataatattatattttgtgtaCTAA
- the LOC122576920 gene encoding putative fatty acyl-CoA reductase CG5065 isoform X2 gives MIPFIYDNIKAKHPSVLSKVYPVKGDVSLPHLGISREDRNLVLEKVNIVFHVAATVRFNEPLHVTVNVNTKGTARVIELWNELRHPISFVHISTAFSNANLYEIEEKVYTTSLKPSEVIDVCDKFDKTSINEMEKTILKTYPNTYTFSKNLAEQIVASKCKDQPVAIVRPSIIGASLEEPCPGWLENISAITGILLLVGRGCATAVRGRKDARLDVVPLDFVVDVIICTAWHVTLHRDREVKVYNCTSNASPFKWGQMRDAIVKCSIESPLNNTLWYPGCPMIANRYIYNVRSVIPHIFLAFVIDIFLRLRGSKPIMMKLLEKGNKLFTLAAFCTTSEWTFQRDNCCDLAREMKMLNDCDMVKLDLRDMDWEKYVAIYLMGIRKFILKQDFKSTDRQRLSRLYWIHQITKISGIIILLWIILYFVY, from the exons ATGATCCCGttc ATTTACGATAACATTAAAGCGAAACATCCCTCGGTTTTGAGCAAAGTTTACCCCGTGAAAGGTGACGTGAGTCTGCCGCATTTAGGTATTTCGcgagaagatagaaatttgGTGTTAGAGAAAGTAAACATAGTGTTTCACGTCGCGGCCACTGTCAGATTCAACGAGCCGTTGCACGTGACTGTTAATGTCAATACGAAGGGTACTGCTCGTGTCATCGAACTTTGGAATGAACTGCGGCATCCGATCAGCTTCGTTCACATCAGCACAGCTTTTAGTAATGCGAATCTATACGAGATTGAGGAAAAAGTTTATAC CACGAGCTTGAAACCTTCAGAGGTGATCGATGTGTGTGAcaaattcgataaaacgtcCATCAACGAAATggagaaaacaattttaaaaacttatcCAAACACATACACATTCAGTAAGAATTTAGCAGAGCAGATTGTAGCAAGCAAGTGCAAAGATCAGCCAGTTGCGATAGTGCGGCCAAGCATAATTGGTGCCTCTCTGGAAGAACCATGTCCTGGTTGGTTAGAGAATATTTCTGCAATAACAG GTATCCTTCTGCTAGTCGGTAGAGGATGTGCAACAGCAGTACGGGGTAGGAAAGATGCAAGATTGGATGTAGTGCCTCTCGATTTCGTAGTCGACGTGATAATATGTACTGCGTGGCATGTCACGCTACATCGTGATCGTGAAGTTAAAGTTTACAACTGCACGAGCAACGCATCCccttttaa GTGGGGTCAGATGAGAGATGCCATTGTAAAATGTAGCATAGAATCGCCACTGAACAATACGCTATGGTACCCGGGTTGTCCAATGATAGctaatagatatatttacaacGTTCGGAGTGTAATTCCGCATATTTTTCTTGCGTTCGTCATAGATATCTTTTTAAGACTTCGAGGTAGTAAGCCAAT aatGATGAAACTTCTCGAAAAAGGCAATAAGCTGTTCACATTGGCAGCATTTTGCACCACGAGCGAGTGGACTTTCCAAAGGGATAACTGCTGCGACTTGGCGAGGGagatgaaaatgttaaacgaCTGCGATATGGTTAAACTAGATTTACGGGATATGGATTGGGAGAAGTACGTCGCAATTTACCTGATGGGAATTaggaaatttattctaaaacaAGACTTTAAGTCAACAGACCGACAACGGTTATCAAG GTTGTACTGGATACATCAGATCACCAAAATATCcggtataataattttgttatggataatattatattttgtgtaCTAA